In the Mycobacterium adipatum genome, one interval contains:
- a CDS encoding GntR family transcriptional regulator, which translates to MLRSQILEGAFGGLAAARPALPSESELAAELGVSRNAIREALELLRGEGLITRIQGSGTFVTGAKLRQHLDRLEGLAESLAGHQLPVDNEVLSVRESTATPFVAAKLELPENAPIVFIERLRSVGGLPLSLDTTSLRMGAIPVDAELGKQDVFALIERELGVRLGWAEITVESVAADSRTAELLKIRTGAPLLLLHRLTHLEDGTPFDLETVRYRGDRCSLVTTAARGDAPTP; encoded by the coding sequence GTGCTGCGCAGCCAGATTCTCGAAGGCGCCTTCGGTGGTCTGGCGGCAGCTCGTCCGGCGCTGCCGTCGGAATCCGAACTCGCCGCCGAACTCGGCGTCAGCCGTAACGCCATCCGGGAAGCGTTGGAGCTGCTGCGCGGCGAAGGCCTGATCACCCGCATCCAAGGCTCGGGCACCTTCGTCACCGGCGCCAAGCTCCGCCAGCACCTCGACCGGCTCGAGGGTCTCGCGGAATCGCTTGCCGGGCATCAACTCCCCGTCGACAACGAAGTCCTGTCGGTGCGCGAGTCCACCGCGACGCCGTTCGTCGCCGCCAAACTCGAGCTGCCCGAGAACGCTCCGATCGTCTTCATCGAGCGGCTGCGGTCGGTGGGTGGGTTGCCGCTCTCGCTCGACACCACATCGCTGCGCATGGGAGCGATCCCCGTCGATGCCGAACTCGGCAAGCAGGACGTCTTCGCGCTGATCGAGCGTGAACTCGGTGTGCGGTTGGGCTGGGCGGAGATAACCGTCGAATCCGTCGCCGCTGACTCGCGCACCGCTGAACTGCTCAAAATCCGAACCGGTGCACCACTGCTGCTGCTCCACCGCCTCACCCATCTCGAGGACGGCACTCCGTTCGACCTCGAGACTGTTCGCTACCGCGGAGACCGGTGTTCATTGGTGACCACCGCCGCACGCGGGGACGCTCCCACTCCGTAA
- a CDS encoding formylglycine-generating enzyme family protein encodes MLTDLVDLPGGAFRMGSIDFYPEEAPVHTVSVAPFAIERHPVTNAQFAEFVSDTGYVTVAERALDPADFPGVPEDELVPGALVFRATAGPVNLRDWRQWWTWEPGACWRHPFGHDSTIEGRLDHPVVQVAYPDAAAYAAWAGRRLPTEAQWEYAARAGSTTAYAWGDDVRPDGQLMANTWQGRFPYLNDGARGWVGTSPVGTFPPNAFGLLDMIGNVWEWTTTRYARQHRVDQPAEGCCPPPSPSGDPSVNQALKGGSHLCAPEYCHRYRPAARSSQSQDSATTHIGFRCIA; translated from the coding sequence ATGCTGACCGACCTTGTTGATCTGCCCGGCGGCGCGTTCCGGATGGGGTCGATCGATTTCTATCCGGAGGAGGCGCCTGTCCATACCGTGTCGGTGGCGCCCTTCGCGATCGAGCGGCACCCGGTGACGAACGCCCAGTTCGCCGAATTCGTTTCCGACACCGGTTATGTCACCGTCGCCGAACGCGCGCTCGATCCCGCCGACTTCCCCGGTGTCCCGGAGGACGAGCTGGTTCCCGGCGCGCTGGTGTTCCGCGCGACGGCCGGACCGGTCAATCTGCGCGACTGGCGCCAGTGGTGGACGTGGGAGCCCGGCGCGTGCTGGCGGCACCCGTTCGGGCATGACTCCACGATCGAGGGCCGCCTCGATCACCCCGTGGTGCAAGTTGCCTACCCGGACGCGGCCGCCTACGCCGCCTGGGCCGGCCGCCGGCTGCCCACCGAGGCGCAGTGGGAGTACGCCGCGAGAGCCGGTTCCACCACCGCCTATGCCTGGGGCGACGACGTCCGCCCCGACGGGCAGCTGATGGCCAACACCTGGCAGGGCCGGTTCCCGTACCTCAACGACGGCGCCCGGGGTTGGGTCGGCACCTCTCCGGTCGGGACCTTCCCGCCCAACGCTTTCGGGCTGCTGGACATGATCGGCAATGTTTGGGAGTGGACGACGACGCGATACGCCCGTCAGCACCGGGTCGACCAGCCCGCCGAAGGCTGCTGCCCACCGCCGTCGCCGTCCGGCGACCCTTCCGTCAACCAAGCGCTCAAGGGTGGCTCACACCTGTGCGCGCCCGAGTACTGCCACCGCTACCGCCCGGCCGCCCGGTCGTCGCAGTCGCAGGACAGCGCGACCACCCACATCGGGTTCCGCTGCATCGCCTGA